In Bradyrhizobium sp. 1(2017), one DNA window encodes the following:
- a CDS encoding HlyD family secretion protein, protein MATALPRDTASVDDEAQAPVRAGTADTVDGSGLEEPMARGTDDRGIGGGPSWQTASSTTSPRRTIGRLMAGAGKHLATLGIALLAVWIAIATWEHYVNAPWTRNGSVRVQVANVAPQIPGKIVELRVADNQFVHKGDVLYVIDPFDFEVAVRIGKALVDQRAADLEVKQAEFDRRQHLSDLATTPEEQQIFAGNAAQAKAAFEAAAHQLAQAELNLKRTNVVSPVDGYVTNLLLRVGDFATTGVSNISVIDSNSFWIDGYFEETKMARVCVGDRVEAQLVGYSRPILGHVKTVTRGISASNAAAGTQGLPNVDPIYTWVRLAQRVPVRVAIDAVPPDVPLVSGMTATVTVRQPDADDRQTWLQRLRATLVAPISDLFGAGDPLRPGCLQSASGQPPETSALPYARVPAVPSAEKIAPGLTPGIDASPRLP, encoded by the coding sequence ATGGCTACTGCCCTGCCCCGAGACACTGCGTCGGTCGACGACGAAGCACAGGCCCCCGTCCGCGCCGGCACCGCCGACACGGTCGATGGCTCCGGCCTCGAAGAGCCCATGGCGCGCGGTACCGACGACCGCGGCATCGGCGGCGGACCATCCTGGCAGACCGCATCATCCACGACGTCGCCGCGCAGAACGATCGGTCGGCTGATGGCCGGGGCCGGCAAGCATCTTGCGACCCTCGGTATCGCGCTCCTCGCCGTCTGGATCGCGATCGCGACGTGGGAGCACTACGTGAACGCGCCCTGGACGCGCAATGGCAGCGTTCGCGTGCAGGTCGCCAACGTCGCGCCGCAGATCCCGGGCAAGATCGTGGAGCTGCGGGTGGCCGACAACCAGTTCGTTCACAAGGGCGACGTTCTCTACGTCATCGACCCCTTCGACTTCGAAGTGGCCGTCCGAATCGGGAAAGCGCTGGTCGACCAGCGGGCTGCGGATCTGGAAGTGAAGCAGGCCGAGTTTGACCGGCGCCAACACCTGTCGGATCTGGCCACGACGCCGGAGGAGCAGCAGATCTTTGCGGGCAATGCGGCGCAGGCGAAAGCAGCCTTCGAGGCGGCCGCGCACCAGCTCGCCCAGGCCGAGCTGAACCTGAAGCGGACCAATGTGGTCAGCCCAGTCGACGGTTACGTCACCAACCTGCTGCTGCGCGTCGGAGACTTTGCCACGACCGGCGTGAGCAACATCTCAGTCATCGATTCCAACAGCTTCTGGATCGACGGCTATTTCGAAGAGACCAAGATGGCGCGCGTCTGCGTCGGCGATCGCGTGGAGGCGCAGCTGGTCGGCTATTCCAGACCCATTCTCGGACACGTGAAGACCGTGACGCGCGGCATCAGCGCATCGAACGCCGCAGCAGGCACGCAAGGCTTGCCCAACGTCGACCCGATCTACACCTGGGTGCGGCTTGCCCAGCGCGTACCGGTTCGCGTCGCCATCGACGCGGTGCCGCCGGACGTGCCGCTCGTCTCCGGCATGACGGCCACAGTGACGGTCCGGCAGCCCGACGCGGATGATCGCCAAACCTGGCTTCAGCGGCTTCGCGCGACCCTCGTCGCGCCCATCTCCGATCTGTTCGGCGCGGGAGATCCACTCCGTCCGGGCTGCCTCCAATCCGCGTCCGGACAGCCTCCCGAGACGAGCGCGCTTCCCTACGCGCGGGTGCCCGCAGTTCCGTCAGCGGAAAAGATCGCGCCCGGCCTCACACCCGGCATCGATGCCTCGCCCCGCCTTCCCTGA
- the mdcE gene encoding biotin-independent malonate decarboxylase subunit gamma, whose amino-acid sequence MTLDDILASLFPDGHQIGNDGGVIAGAATLRSGGRMLVIGVADRTALGVDEAIILSGHVLESIDRDAGPILVLVDSDSQRMSKRDELLGLNEFLAHLAKVLIHADMHGRPTIGLLYGHSAAGALLATGLATRVLVGLPGAEPAVMDLPSMAKVTKLSIEALDEKAKSTPVFAPGLSNLEQMGAVHMIWSDAAPLAGQLEALLADLPTARDQRDALGKERCGRPKAADIAERVRDLALQIP is encoded by the coding sequence GTGACGCTCGATGACATTCTCGCTTCGCTGTTTCCCGACGGCCATCAGATCGGCAACGATGGCGGCGTCATCGCCGGTGCGGCGACGCTGCGGTCCGGCGGCAGGATGCTCGTCATCGGTGTTGCGGATCGGACCGCGCTCGGCGTCGACGAGGCGATCATTCTGTCCGGACATGTCCTGGAGTCGATCGACCGGGATGCGGGACCAATCCTGGTGCTGGTCGACAGCGACAGTCAGCGCATGAGCAAGCGTGACGAACTGCTCGGGCTCAACGAATTTTTGGCGCATCTGGCGAAAGTGCTGATCCATGCCGACATGCACGGCCGCCCGACCATCGGGCTTCTCTACGGCCACTCGGCCGCAGGAGCCTTGCTTGCGACGGGTCTTGCGACCCGCGTGCTGGTCGGACTGCCCGGTGCCGAACCCGCGGTGATGGACCTGCCGTCGATGGCGAAGGTGACCAAGCTGTCGATCGAGGCCCTCGACGAGAAGGCGAAATCGACGCCGGTCTTTGCCCCTGGTCTGTCCAATCTCGAACAGATGGGCGCAGTTCACATGATCTGGAGCGATGCCGCGCCGCTCGCCGGCCAGTTGGAGGCGCTGCTCGCCGACTTGCCGACTGCGAGGGATCAGCGCGACGCGCTCGGCAAGGAGCGTTGTGGCCGGCCGAAGGCGGCCGATATTGCGGAGCGTGTTCGTGATCTCGCCTTGCAAATCCCTTGA
- the mdcA gene encoding malonate decarboxylase subunit alpha, translating to MTSWQNNRATRDARIAAGATLARGKVVEAGDATRLLELVLRPGDRVCLEGDNQKQADLLSRALLAVDLSRVHNLHMVQSGVVLPEHLDLFDRGVAKKLDYAYSGPQSARIARMLFGGKFELGAIHTYLELFARYFIDLTPHVALIAAVSADRDGNLYTGPNTEDTPTVVEATAFKDGVVIAQVNEIVEQVPRVDIPADRVHFIVKSDKPFFVEPLFTRDPAAITEGQILTAMLAIKGVYAPYGVQRLNHGIGFSTAAIELLLPTFGERLGLKGRIATHFALNPHPALIPAIESGWVRQIHSFGSEVGMDDYIRARSDVYFTGPDGSLRSNRAFCQTAGLYACDMFIGSTLQIDLQGNSSTVTASRIAGFGGAPNMGADARGRRHPSEPWLKAGAEADPDGSTFMRRGRKLVVQIGETFGDKNVPLFVEKLDAIELAEKLKLDLAPVMIYGDDVTHIVTEEGVTNLLLCRTAQEREQAIRGVAGYTDVGRRRDPAMVARLRERGVIRRPEDLGINPLDADRSLLAARSIKDLVRWSGGLYAPPSKFRNW from the coding sequence ATGACGAGCTGGCAGAACAACCGGGCCACGCGTGATGCCCGCATCGCCGCGGGCGCCACGCTTGCCCGCGGCAAGGTCGTGGAAGCCGGAGACGCCACGCGCCTGCTTGAGCTTGTCCTCCGGCCAGGTGATCGGGTCTGCCTGGAAGGCGACAACCAGAAGCAGGCCGATCTGCTCAGCCGTGCGCTCCTCGCCGTCGACCTCTCCAGGGTCCATAATCTGCACATGGTGCAGTCGGGCGTCGTTCTCCCCGAGCATCTCGACCTGTTCGACCGCGGCGTCGCGAAGAAGCTCGACTATGCCTATTCCGGGCCTCAATCGGCCCGCATCGCGCGCATGCTGTTCGGCGGCAAGTTCGAGCTGGGCGCGATCCACACCTATCTCGAACTGTTCGCCCGCTACTTCATCGATCTGACGCCGCACGTCGCGCTGATCGCCGCCGTCAGCGCCGATCGCGACGGAAATCTCTACACCGGTCCGAACACCGAGGACACGCCGACCGTGGTGGAAGCGACGGCGTTCAAGGACGGTGTCGTGATCGCTCAGGTCAACGAGATCGTCGAGCAGGTTCCGCGGGTCGATATCCCGGCGGACCGCGTCCATTTCATCGTCAAATCGGACAAGCCGTTCTTCGTCGAGCCGCTGTTCACGCGTGATCCGGCTGCGATTACCGAAGGGCAGATCCTCACCGCGATGCTCGCGATCAAGGGCGTCTATGCGCCCTATGGCGTGCAGCGGCTCAATCACGGCATCGGCTTCAGTACGGCGGCGATCGAGCTCCTGCTGCCGACCTTCGGCGAGCGGCTTGGGCTGAAGGGCAGGATCGCGACCCATTTCGCACTGAACCCGCATCCCGCGCTCATTCCAGCGATCGAATCCGGCTGGGTCAGGCAGATCCACTCCTTCGGCTCCGAGGTCGGCATGGATGACTACATCCGCGCCCGGTCCGACGTCTATTTCACCGGCCCCGACGGTTCGCTGCGCTCCAACCGCGCGTTTTGCCAGACCGCCGGGCTCTATGCCTGCGACATGTTCATCGGCTCAACCTTGCAGATTGACCTGCAGGGAAATTCGTCGACCGTCACCGCCTCGCGCATCGCCGGCTTCGGCGGCGCGCCCAACATGGGAGCCGATGCCCGCGGTCGGCGCCATCCGAGCGAGCCCTGGCTGAAGGCCGGGGCGGAGGCCGATCCGGACGGCTCGACCTTCATGCGCCGCGGCCGCAAGCTGGTGGTGCAGATCGGCGAGACCTTTGGCGACAAGAACGTGCCGCTGTTCGTCGAGAAGCTCGACGCGATCGAACTCGCGGAGAAGCTGAAGCTCGATCTCGCACCGGTGATGATCTATGGCGACGACGTCACGCACATCGTCACCGAGGAGGGCGTGACCAATCTTCTGCTCTGCCGCACCGCGCAGGAACGCGAGCAAGCGATCCGCGGTGTCGCCGGCTACACCGACGTCGGCCGCCGGCGGGACCCTGCCATGGTCGCGCGCCTGCGCGAGCGCGGCGTGATCCGCCGGCCCGAGGATCTCGGCATCAATCCGCTCGATGCGGACCGCAGCCTGCTGGCGGCGCGGTCGATCAAGGATCTCGTGCGCTGGTCGGGCGGGCTCTACGCGCCGCCGTCGAAATTCAGGAACTGGTGA
- a CDS encoding biotin-independent malonate decarboxylase subunit beta codes for MTALLKDIVPAERARSTSFNEASARTRLELLIDAGSFVEFIGPEQREISPHLKIFDLPEQYDDGIVVGHGHLDGAPVFVAAQEGRFMGGAFGEVHGAKLTGLLRAAREIGSIPVVILFDTGGVRLQEANAGELAIAEIMRAVMEARSAGVKVIGLIGGRSGCYGGGGLIAGCCSALAVSEPGRIAVSGPEVIETNRGVEEFDSRDRAMVWRTMGGQHRRLLGAADVFADDTVQDFREAALELIGLIGAFDLDRLKAEQVRLAERLRRFGACGDAIDIWTAEGIAHAETVPELPADQFIALANKIGRTSRDAR; via the coding sequence ATGACCGCCCTGCTCAAGGATATCGTCCCGGCCGAACGGGCCCGCAGCACCAGCTTCAACGAGGCGTCGGCGCGCACGCGACTGGAATTGCTGATCGATGCCGGCAGCTTCGTCGAGTTCATCGGGCCGGAGCAGCGCGAGATCAGTCCGCATCTGAAGATATTCGATCTGCCCGAGCAGTACGACGACGGCATCGTCGTCGGCCACGGCCACCTCGACGGCGCGCCGGTGTTCGTCGCAGCGCAGGAGGGGCGCTTCATGGGCGGCGCCTTTGGTGAGGTGCACGGTGCCAAGCTCACCGGGCTGCTGCGCGCGGCGCGCGAGATCGGCTCGATCCCGGTCGTGATCCTGTTCGACACCGGTGGCGTCCGGTTGCAGGAGGCCAATGCGGGCGAGCTCGCGATCGCCGAGATCATGCGTGCGGTGATGGAGGCGCGGAGCGCCGGCGTGAAGGTCATCGGCCTGATCGGCGGACGCTCCGGCTGCTACGGTGGCGGCGGCCTGATCGCGGGCTGCTGCTCCGCGCTCGCCGTGTCGGAGCCCGGACGCATCGCCGTCTCTGGCCCCGAGGTGATCGAGACCAATCGCGGCGTCGAGGAGTTCGACTCGCGGGACCGGGCGATGGTCTGGCGCACCATGGGCGGCCAGCATCGGCGGCTGCTCGGTGCGGCCGACGTCTTTGCCGACGATACGGTGCAGGATTTTCGCGAGGCCGCGCTCGAGCTGATCGGCTTGATCGGCGCCTTCGATCTTGATCGGTTGAAAGCGGAGCAAGTGCGCCTGGCCGAGCGGTTGCGACGTTTCGGCGCCTGCGGGGACGCCATCGACATCTGGACCGCCGAAGGCATCGCGCATGCGGAAACGGTGCCGGAACTGCCGGCCGACCAGTTCATTGCGCTGGCCAACAAAATCGGGAGGACCAGCCGTGACGCTCGATGA
- the mdcG gene encoding malonate decarboxylase holo-[acyl-carrier-protein] synthase, translating into MISPCKSLERPAGRHDLVFVNPQGWRAMLDPHGDLARDPLVLYWAELGWPTIRRRALPSETDGLALGLPLPPSAGKKRLSFLAGLDDVVAVARPPSLREAYASAPPCWRPTLDRLEELALRHSAPARVFGSLAWESMTGLDYVTASSDLDLLFETRPETDLDRLVADLAAIETEAPMRLDGELMRADGAAVNWREFSAGASELLVKCIDGATLLDRDRFISGAPRS; encoded by the coding sequence GTGATCTCGCCTTGCAAATCCCTTGAGCGCCCGGCCGGTCGTCACGACCTCGTCTTCGTCAATCCGCAAGGCTGGCGGGCGATGCTCGACCCGCATGGTGACCTCGCGCGCGATCCCCTCGTCCTTTACTGGGCGGAACTGGGGTGGCCGACGATCAGGCGGCGTGCGCTGCCATCCGAGACAGACGGTCTCGCGCTGGGCCTGCCATTGCCCCCATCCGCCGGCAAGAAGCGGCTTTCCTTTCTCGCCGGCCTCGATGACGTCGTCGCGGTTGCGAGGCCTCCGTCGCTGAGGGAAGCATATGCGTCCGCTCCGCCGTGCTGGCGGCCGACGCTCGATCGGCTCGAGGAGCTCGCGCTTCGCCATTCGGCGCCCGCGCGCGTCTTTGGCAGCCTCGCTTGGGAGTCGATGACGGGGCTCGATTACGTAACCGCGAGCTCGGATCTCGACCTCCTGTTCGAGACGCGGCCCGAAACCGACCTGGATCGTCTCGTCGCCGATCTGGCTGCGATCGAGACTGAAGCACCGATGCGGCTCGATGGCGAGTTGATGCGTGCCGACGGCGCGGCGGTGAACTGGCGGGAATTCAGTGCGGGCGCGAGCGAGCTTCTGGTCAAGTGCATCGACGGCGCGACGCTTCTGGACAGGGACCGGTTCATTTCGGGAGCGCCGCGATCATGA
- a CDS encoding alpha/beta hydrolase, whose protein sequence is MNPRIACLAFAATLSLFATVDAARAEPLKNIVLVHGAWVDASGWKPVYEILTKEGFHVTMVQEPETSFADDVTAAKRILDLQNGPTLLVGHSYGGSIITEAGVHPSVVGLVYVAAHAPDVGEDESALGKKTPSVLGKTEGVIKVTPDKFTYLDPVQFPKLFAPDLPRERAEFVARSQVPAAAQVFSTPLTAAAWKTKPSWGIVAGSDQIINPDLERWYYERAKSHTTVIPGASHSVYESHPKEVAAVISRAARSIDQQAAR, encoded by the coding sequence ATGAACCCCCGTATTGCCTGCCTTGCTTTCGCCGCCACCCTTTCGCTGTTCGCGACCGTCGACGCGGCGCGTGCAGAGCCCCTGAAGAACATCGTCCTGGTCCACGGTGCCTGGGTGGACGCGTCCGGTTGGAAGCCGGTCTACGAGATCCTGACCAAGGAAGGTTTCCATGTCACCATGGTCCAGGAGCCGGAAACGTCGTTCGCCGATGACGTCACGGCAGCGAAGCGAATCCTCGATCTCCAGAACGGCCCGACGCTTCTCGTCGGCCACTCCTATGGCGGCTCGATCATCACCGAAGCGGGCGTTCATCCCAGCGTCGTCGGCCTCGTCTACGTCGCCGCACACGCGCCCGACGTTGGCGAGGACGAATCGGCGCTTGGCAAGAAGACGCCGAGCGTGCTCGGAAAGACCGAAGGCGTCATCAAGGTCACGCCCGACAAGTTCACCTATCTCGATCCCGTGCAATTCCCGAAACTGTTCGCGCCCGATCTGCCGCGTGAGCGCGCCGAGTTCGTCGCGCGCTCCCAGGTGCCGGCTGCTGCGCAGGTGTTCAGCACGCCGCTGACGGCGGCGGCGTGGAAGACCAAGCCGAGCTGGGGCATCGTTGCCGGCAGCGACCAGATCATCAACCCCGATCTGGAGCGCTGGTATTACGAGCGTGCCAAGAGCCACACCACCGTGATCCCGGGCGCAAGCCACTCGGTCTACGAATCGCATCCGAAGGAAGTGGCGGCCGTCATTAGCCGGGCCGCACGCAGCATCGATCAACAGGCTGCCCGCTGA
- a CDS encoding helix-turn-helix domain-containing protein, which yields MFSDMQAAGARLTYQPSPRDPDLPQGSRAFPHERRWRQPEQRTGNAREDIVISRWTYAQTAVKREEAITPDDRYFFSIALKTTRLKLTRGARTIFDGIMPAGTLYVGAPSKPLCAQFHAPCDFLHFHVPANCIPSAKSGRESVAPDGLNDLVLLRDAFAEQLAKALTEHGHLVDQDFARCIAQTLAMHVARREQPRAKVNALPKWRLRRIEEYVRAHFDHCIRLTDLAGVAGLSRMHFAAQFRAATGYRPREYLLHQRIEHAKSLLLNSETSLAEVALAVGFCTQAHFSTVFKRMTGDTPARWRCASRNAMVSSGPAAVDSASGREIISGVLPAELRESCEMRNNLIT from the coding sequence ATGTTCAGCGATATGCAAGCGGCGGGCGCCCGGTTGACGTATCAACCCAGCCCTCGCGACCCGGATCTCCCTCAGGGGTCACGCGCATTCCCCCATGAGCGCAGATGGCGCCAGCCCGAGCAACGGACGGGCAACGCACGCGAGGACATCGTGATCTCGCGCTGGACCTATGCGCAGACGGCCGTCAAGCGGGAGGAAGCGATCACGCCTGACGACCGATACTTCTTCTCCATCGCCCTGAAAACGACCCGTCTCAAGCTGACGAGAGGCGCTCGAACCATATTCGACGGCATCATGCCGGCGGGCACGCTGTATGTCGGCGCACCGTCAAAGCCGCTCTGCGCGCAGTTTCATGCGCCCTGCGACTTCCTGCACTTCCACGTTCCGGCCAACTGCATTCCATCTGCGAAATCGGGGAGGGAATCGGTCGCGCCCGACGGCCTGAACGATCTCGTTCTACTGCGCGATGCATTCGCCGAGCAGCTCGCAAAGGCGCTGACCGAGCACGGCCATCTGGTCGACCAGGACTTCGCGCGCTGCATCGCCCAGACGCTGGCGATGCATGTGGCACGGCGCGAACAGCCGCGCGCGAAGGTCAATGCCCTGCCGAAATGGCGTCTGCGCCGCATCGAGGAATATGTCAGGGCACATTTCGACCACTGCATCAGACTGACGGACCTTGCCGGCGTCGCGGGACTATCGCGGATGCACTTCGCGGCGCAGTTCCGCGCCGCGACCGGTTATCGGCCGCGCGAATACTTGCTGCACCAGCGCATCGAGCATGCGAAATCCCTGCTGTTGAATTCCGAAACATCCCTGGCCGAGGTGGCGCTGGCGGTCGGCTTCTGCACGCAGGCGCATTTCTCCACCGTCTTCAAGCGGATGACCGGCGACACCCCGGCACGCTGGCGATGCGCCAGCCGGAACGCAATGGTCTCGTCCGGGCCGGCTGCCGTGGATTCGGCGTCCGGGCGGGAGATCATCTCTGGCGTCCTGCCGGCGGAGCTTCGTGAATCATGCGAAATGAGAAACAACCTGATTACTTGA
- a CDS encoding acyltransferase domain-containing protein encodes MTLAILCAGQGRQHRDMFALTGDAPEAAHLFAHAATLLSGRDPRDLVRSETDEALHRNRAGQILCTVQALAAAVALEASIPKGVIVAGYSVGEVAAWGVGGLFKPQDTLDIVARRAEAMDAATCRGDGLVFVRGLSRGDVDRLCERYDAAIAIVNPGDAFLIGGSREALNGIAAAARAMHGPRVVDVPVEVASHTPRLAEASTEFRDILRSASVAFPPAGGGRVLSGIDGASIASAEAGLDKLAAQISQTVQWESCLQACLEAGTTAFLELGPGHALSAMVRGIRPDLPAHSLDDFRSLQGVRAWLAQHLGD; translated from the coding sequence ATGACGCTGGCAATCCTGTGCGCGGGACAAGGCAGGCAGCACCGCGACATGTTCGCTCTGACGGGCGACGCGCCGGAAGCTGCGCACCTGTTTGCGCACGCGGCGACATTGCTGAGCGGCAGGGATCCGCGCGACCTCGTGCGCAGCGAAACCGATGAAGCTCTGCATCGCAACCGCGCCGGCCAGATTCTATGCACGGTTCAGGCCCTGGCCGCCGCGGTCGCGCTCGAGGCTTCCATTCCGAAGGGCGTCATCGTCGCCGGCTACAGTGTCGGCGAGGTTGCGGCTTGGGGCGTCGGCGGTCTGTTCAAACCGCAGGACACGCTCGACATCGTGGCACGCCGGGCGGAAGCCATGGATGCCGCCACGTGTCGCGGCGACGGACTGGTCTTCGTGCGCGGACTTTCGCGCGGCGACGTTGACCGGCTTTGCGAGCGCTACGATGCGGCGATCGCCATCGTCAATCCGGGCGACGCCTTCTTGATCGGCGGCAGCCGGGAGGCATTGAACGGGATCGCCGCGGCTGCAAGGGCGATGCATGGACCAAGGGTCGTTGATGTCCCGGTCGAGGTTGCCTCCCACACCCCCAGGCTCGCCGAGGCATCGACCGAGTTCCGCGACATCCTGCGATCGGCATCCGTGGCGTTCCCGCCGGCCGGCGGCGGGCGTGTCCTGAGTGGCATCGACGGCGCGTCCATCGCTTCCGCCGAGGCGGGTCTCGACAAGCTCGCCGCGCAGATCTCGCAAACCGTTCAATGGGAAAGCTGCTTGCAGGCCTGTCTGGAGGCCGGCACCACGGCGTTTCTCGAGCTTGGACCGGGACATGCGCTGAGCGCGATGGTCAGGGGCATCCGGCCCGATCTGCCGGCACATTCGCTGGATGATTTCAGGAGTCTTCAGGGCGTGCGTGCCTGGCTTGCGCAGCATCTCGGCGATTAG
- the mdcC gene encoding malonate decarboxylase acyl carrier protein — MEDLSFQHRVRARADGTRQSALVGVVASGNLEVLVERVLPDEQCAVEIRTAAVGFGEVWTAVIDDFVERFSPGGLKFSINDGGARPDTVSLRLAQAVRLIAEKGR, encoded by the coding sequence ATGGAAGATCTCAGCTTTCAACACCGGGTTCGCGCCCGCGCGGATGGCACGAGGCAGAGCGCCCTTGTCGGCGTAGTCGCCTCGGGCAATCTGGAAGTGCTGGTGGAGCGCGTGTTGCCGGATGAGCAATGCGCCGTCGAGATCAGGACGGCGGCGGTGGGATTCGGCGAGGTCTGGACCGCCGTGATCGATGATTTCGTCGAGCGCTTCTCGCCGGGCGGACTGAAGTTTTCGATCAATGATGGCGGCGCGCGTCCCGACACGGTTTCGCTTCGGCTGGCGCAGGCGGTGCGACTGATCGCGGAGAAGGGCCGATGA
- a CDS encoding AEC family transporter, with translation MMSNAILMALVPVFFVLLLGYAAGRFHIVDNLQVDALNALVMDFAVPASLFAATASASRKEMIDQIPLFIVLAITMALLYVAWYLAARGLAKVSRPDASIQALTVGFPNLAGVGLPILTSIVGPAGVVPVAVALATGSILISPVTLIIAEMDAAKARGEDLALRQILTAIGRAVTKPVVLAPALGIVFSLSNVSLDALAHACLALIGSSAAGVALFLTGAILSAHRFQLNWKVAAATVTADIVRPLAALAVTHVVPISPDIARTAILLAAVPSGFFGILFAVNYRLDSATVGSVVIASTAVSAVTLAIAIAMLFPG, from the coding sequence GTGATGTCCAATGCAATCCTGATGGCGCTGGTGCCGGTGTTCTTCGTTCTGCTGCTGGGTTACGCGGCCGGCAGGTTTCATATCGTCGACAATCTGCAGGTCGATGCGCTCAATGCCCTCGTGATGGACTTTGCCGTGCCGGCGTCGCTATTCGCCGCGACCGCATCTGCGTCGCGCAAGGAGATGATCGATCAAATTCCGCTCTTCATCGTCCTGGCCATCACGATGGCGCTGCTTTATGTCGCCTGGTATCTTGCCGCGCGGGGCCTCGCCAAGGTCTCGCGGCCCGATGCGTCGATCCAGGCATTGACGGTCGGCTTCCCGAATCTCGCTGGTGTCGGTCTTCCGATCCTGACCTCCATCGTCGGACCGGCCGGAGTCGTCCCGGTCGCCGTCGCATTGGCGACCGGCTCTATCCTGATCAGCCCGGTGACCCTGATCATCGCGGAAATGGACGCCGCCAAGGCGCGCGGCGAAGACCTTGCGTTACGGCAGATCCTGACCGCGATCGGGCGCGCGGTCACAAAGCCGGTGGTGCTCGCGCCCGCGCTCGGCATCGTGTTCTCGCTATCGAATGTCAGCCTTGATGCGCTCGCCCATGCGTGCCTCGCGCTGATCGGCAGTTCGGCCGCTGGCGTCGCCCTGTTCCTGACCGGCGCCATACTGTCGGCACACCGGTTCCAGCTGAACTGGAAGGTCGCAGCCGCAACGGTGACGGCGGACATCGTTCGGCCGCTGGCCGCCCTTGCAGTCACTCATGTCGTCCCGATCTCGCCCGATATTGCGAGGACGGCCATTCTGCTTGCCGCGGTACCTTCCGGCTTTTTCGGCATCCTGTTTGCCGTCAATTATCGGCTGGATTCCGCGACGGTGGGATCCGTGGTCATCGCGAGCACTGCCGTGAGTGCGGTCACGCTGGCGATCGCGATCGCCATGCTCTTTCCCGGCTAG
- the mdcB gene encoding triphosphoribosyl-dephospho-CoA synthase MdcB: MISAALRGAEPSAPRLARTVSDVSAIGDLAADCLVMELETWPKPGLVSHVDNGSHDDMDAGAFRRSAAAIKPYLQSLADAGARGCGMGQLRIIGLEAERAMFEATAGVNTHRGAIFGLGLLCAAAGAKAGGLVDPASTLGDGVARLWGAGIIDGPLLLHSHGNAARRRFQAGGARFEAANGFPSIYRIGLPALRRAMSAAPEDREAARVEACFALIASVEDTNLLHRGGLDGLRFAHRAARQFIDAGGVRAAGWRAHARSIHDSFVARRLSPGGSADLLAMSLFVDAHEAAES; the protein is encoded by the coding sequence ATGATCTCCGCTGCCTTGCGAGGCGCTGAACCGTCTGCGCCACGCCTGGCGCGAACTGTGTCCGATGTTTCCGCCATCGGCGATCTCGCGGCCGATTGCCTCGTCATGGAGCTGGAAACCTGGCCGAAGCCGGGGCTCGTGAGCCATGTCGACAATGGCAGCCACGACGACATGGATGCCGGCGCGTTTCGTCGCAGCGCCGCGGCGATCAAGCCATATCTGCAATCCCTTGCCGATGCGGGCGCGCGCGGTTGCGGCATGGGACAGCTGCGGATCATCGGCCTCGAAGCCGAGCGCGCGATGTTTGAAGCGACGGCCGGCGTCAACACGCATCGCGGCGCGATCTTCGGGCTCGGCCTGTTGTGCGCGGCGGCCGGCGCGAAGGCCGGCGGGCTGGTCGATCCGGCGTCGACGCTCGGCGACGGCGTGGCTCGCCTCTGGGGCGCCGGCATCATCGATGGTCCGCTGCTGCTGCACAGCCACGGCAACGCTGCGCGCCGCCGCTTTCAAGCAGGTGGAGCCCGCTTCGAGGCGGCGAACGGGTTTCCCAGCATCTACCGGATCGGCTTGCCGGCCTTGCGGCGGGCGATGTCCGCCGCCCCTGAAGATCGGGAAGCAGCCCGGGTCGAGGCGTGTTTTGCCTTGATCGCGTCCGTCGAAGACACCAACCTGCTGCATCGAGGTGGGCTCGACGGGCTTCGCTTTGCGCACCGCGCGGCGCGCCAGTTCATCGACGCCGGTGGAGTACGCGCCGCGGGATGGCGTGCACACGCCCGATCGATCCATGACAGCTTCGTCGCCCGTCGTCTCAGTCCCGGTGGGTCGGCCGATTTGCTTGCGATGTCGCTCTTCGTCGATGCCCATGAGGCAGCGGAGTCGTGA